A single Planctomycetia bacterium DNA region contains:
- a CDS encoding phage terminase large subunit family protein, protein MSLKRESISEYAQQFGSNPDSGKPYSLKGYEYLQTPLDCMEPRVVIQKSAQVGATVMAMLRTMWYLERMQKSAMYLFPTHRTAEKFRRGRFNVMVQRSPHFRDLLRPTGAPGHSQLGVAQFYCHGARSRAELMSVPVSYLTLDERDELYHATGMDHSPWSAVDLARQRLAGQAESWELSLSTPTIPGYGIAAEYARSDQREFVIQCPRCSMSLVPHWPESVLGIDGSPDRACYGCSQCGQPWSDEARRFAIQHGHWHSSLTDRETTGFHMTQLLSPVVTAKRMVKQWQEAQGNPAALQVFHNSVLGLPYLSEGARLEMSVMDDAMARSSGACMATCGHGTAAGIDVGPQFLHVVITQPAGTMCRILFAGVVLEWNELEKLLSTYGVQSYVIDAQPETHLSRSLVQRRPGGWMCYYRLGQAAQQHADVAQHILRMPRSETLDQLYRLWNTWKVIAPVNLPAAFVEQLRSLVRVVRQDRHGQPRVDYLETGGPDHYAHAMNYCVLAMGMMTPERRMEIG, encoded by the coding sequence ATGAGCCTGAAAAGGGAATCCATCAGCGAATACGCACAGCAATTTGGATCGAATCCCGATTCGGGAAAACCCTACTCACTGAAGGGTTACGAATACCTGCAGACTCCATTGGATTGCATGGAGCCGCGTGTCGTCATACAGAAATCGGCCCAGGTAGGTGCTACGGTGATGGCCATGCTGCGCACCATGTGGTATCTCGAGCGGATGCAGAAGTCGGCGATGTATCTTTTCCCCACGCACCGCACGGCGGAAAAATTTCGCCGAGGCCGGTTCAATGTCATGGTGCAGCGCAGTCCCCATTTTCGTGATCTGCTTCGACCAACGGGGGCACCGGGGCATTCGCAGTTGGGTGTTGCCCAGTTTTATTGTCATGGGGCACGCAGCCGGGCGGAACTCATGTCGGTACCGGTTTCTTACCTGACTCTCGATGAGCGTGATGAACTGTACCATGCTACCGGTATGGATCATTCGCCCTGGTCGGCAGTGGACCTGGCCCGACAGCGACTGGCAGGCCAAGCAGAAAGCTGGGAACTGAGTTTATCCACTCCCACCATTCCGGGTTATGGCATTGCTGCGGAGTATGCCCGGAGCGATCAGCGGGAATTTGTCATCCAATGCCCGCGGTGCAGCATGAGCCTCGTGCCTCATTGGCCGGAGTCTGTTCTCGGCATCGATGGCTCGCCAGATCGTGCTTGCTATGGCTGTTCTCAATGTGGCCAGCCCTGGTCGGATGAAGCAAGGCGGTTCGCCATACAGCATGGTCATTGGCATTCATCTCTGACTGATCGCGAAACCACGGGCTTTCATATGACACAACTGCTCTCGCCGGTGGTTACCGCAAAGCGGATGGTGAAGCAATGGCAGGAAGCCCAGGGCAACCCTGCAGCACTACAGGTGTTTCACAACTCGGTGCTCGGCTTGCCTTATCTTTCCGAAGGAGCCAGGCTGGAAATGTCGGTGATGGATGATGCGATGGCCCGGAGTTCCGGAGCCTGCATGGCAACCTGTGGACATGGCACCGCAGCAGGCATTGATGTCGGGCCGCAGTTTCTGCACGTGGTCATCACCCAGCCTGCAGGAACCATGTGCCGAATTCTGTTCGCTGGCGTCGTGCTCGAATGGAACGAGCTTGAAAAGTTGTTGAGTACCTATGGTGTGCAGAGTTATGTGATTGATGCACAGCCTGAAACACATCTATCGCGCAGCCTGGTGCAACGGCGGCCTGGTGGCTGGATGTGTTACTATCGGCTGGGGCAGGCAGCACAGCAACATGCTGATGTGGCACAACACATTTTGCGTATGCCTCGCAGCGAAACACTCGATCAACTCTATCGTTTGTGGAATACATGGAAAGTGATTGCCCCCGTGAACCTGCCTGCTGCCTTTGTTGAGCAGTTGCGTTCACTGGTGCGTGTGGTCAGACAGGATCGCCACGGGCAGCCCCGCGTCGATTATCTGGAAACAGGCGGACCGGATCACTATGCCCATGCGATGAATTACTGCGTGCTGGCGATGGGGATGATGACGCCGGAACGGCGGATGGAGATCGGGTAG
- a CDS encoding ATP-binding cassette domain-containing protein: MQLSIRYPLLPKAHSLGTSLVMNAFGVDFDAREHVVCDGLDVNISPGQLVLFTGSSGSGKSSLLRAVSEQLSQQGTVVDITTLSLPELPLVDALPLEVKAGLDLLAACGLSEAQLLLRTPSELSEGQRYRFRLALGLAQLMHHEPATSAWLLADEFTATLDRTLAKVLSFNLSRLARKHQVGCLLATTHEDIAADLQSDVHVRPGLDGRIEVAYSDDALPGKRRISFFPNVGTVRAPVLTGLTLPLGTIAATPSA; encoded by the coding sequence ATGCAGCTTTCGATACGGTATCCCTTGTTGCCCAAGGCACATTCACTGGGCACCAGCCTGGTGATGAATGCGTTCGGCGTGGATTTTGATGCCCGTGAACATGTGGTGTGTGATGGACTCGATGTCAACATCTCGCCAGGCCAGTTGGTTCTGTTCACGGGTTCGAGTGGTTCGGGCAAGAGCAGCTTGTTGCGGGCAGTGAGTGAACAACTCAGCCAGCAGGGAACGGTGGTTGATATTACAACGCTGAGTCTGCCCGAGTTGCCTCTGGTAGATGCCTTGCCTCTGGAAGTGAAAGCGGGGCTTGACCTGCTCGCTGCCTGTGGTTTGAGCGAAGCGCAACTGCTGTTGCGGACACCCTCGGAGTTGAGCGAAGGCCAACGGTACCGGTTCAGGCTCGCGCTGGGTCTTGCACAGTTGATGCACCACGAACCAGCGACTTCAGCCTGGCTGCTGGCTGATGAATTCACCGCGACGCTCGATCGCACGCTGGCTAAGGTGTTGTCGTTCAATCTGAGTCGGCTTGCCCGCAAACATCAGGTCGGCTGCCTCCTGGCAACAACGCATGAAGATATAGCTGCTGACCTGCAGAGCGATGTGCATGTGCGGCCTGGGCTGGATGGCCGAATTGAAGTTGCTTACTCCGATGATGCTCTGCCAGGCAAACGGCGCATCTCGTTTTTTCCGAATGTCGGTACGGTGAGGGCACCCGTGCTGACTGGCCTTACTTTGCCCCTTGGCACTATCGCAGCCACACCCTCGGCATGA
- a CDS encoding SRPBCC family protein, with amino-acid sequence MKEYRLVREQLIPASLDTVFGFFADAANLDYLTPPWLHFQIKTPLPIVMQTGTLIDYTIRWRLVPVRWRTEILDWSPPFHFVDQQISGPYKLWHHTHTFQEQGSGTFMTDTVRYALPLGWIGRLSHSVLVHRDLQTIFDYRYQKIAERFGQAVPPHPVSKKEVVV; translated from the coding sequence ATGAAGGAATACCGGCTTGTTCGCGAACAATTGATCCCAGCATCGCTGGATACGGTGTTTGGTTTCTTTGCTGATGCTGCCAATCTCGATTACCTGACTCCACCCTGGCTGCATTTTCAGATCAAAACGCCTCTGCCTATCGTGATGCAGACCGGCACGCTGATTGATTACACCATTCGCTGGCGGCTGGTGCCGGTGCGTTGGCGGACGGAGATTCTTGACTGGTCACCGCCGTTTCATTTTGTGGATCAGCAGATTTCCGGGCCGTACAAGTTATGGCATCACACGCATACTTTTCAGGAACAGGGATCAGGCACTTTCATGACAGACACGGTGCGCTATGCCCTGCCCCTGGGCTGGATCGGCCGCTTGTCACATTCTGTGTTGGTTCATCGCGATTTGCAGACGATTTTTGATTACCGTTACCAGAAGATTGCAGAACGGTTCGGCCAAGCGGTTCCCCCTCACCCAGTATCGAAGAAAGAAGTTGTCGTTTGA
- the groES gene encoding co-chaperone GroES — MNLKPLGDRIVVQRQEAGEKTKGGIILPDSAKEKPQMGTILAVGDGKILKDGKRQALQLKKGDTVLFTSYAGDEFKLEGEKVLLMREEDVLAVVE; from the coding sequence ATGAATTTGAAGCCTCTCGGCGACCGCATCGTAGTACAGCGCCAGGAAGCAGGCGAGAAGACCAAGGGTGGCATTATCCTCCCCGATTCCGCCAAAGAAAAGCCCCAGATGGGCACCATCCTCGCCGTGGGTGATGGCAAGATTCTCAAGGATGGCAAACGCCAGGCCCTGCAACTCAAGAAGGGCGATACCGTCCTCTTCACCAGCTACGCAGGCGACGAGTTCAAACTCGAAGGCGAAAAAGTCCTGCTGATGCGCGAAGAAGACGTGCTTGCAGTTGTTGAATAA
- a CDS encoding TIGR04348 family glycosyltransferase yields the protein MVTPAPPRSRLGNRITACRWRTLLRQLGHSVQVAMSLPIPSRCDCLIALHARKSHAAIVQFKKQYPDRKLIVALTGTDLYHDIPRGNRKSLQSLALASQLITLHPLAVRAVPRRWQSKVTPIFQSVQLPAYESTLPKPFVTWRNKLTAPVIVGVIGHLRAVKDPLRAALAVRKLPSDSQLQIVHLGTVHQPIWTKRATREMQQNPRYHWLGSLSHPATLAIMQQLDAICITSKMEGGANVVMEAIAMGKPVLASRIEGTVGILGSAYPGYFPVGNTQALSRLLRRFETDQTFRQSLNHHIRRLLPLTLPERERQCLAHLLNSQDNC from the coding sequence ATCGTCACACCGGCTCCGCCGCGGTCGCGGCTGGGCAACCGCATTACCGCCTGTCGCTGGAGAACGCTCCTGAGGCAATTGGGACACTCGGTGCAAGTCGCCATGTCGCTGCCAATTCCATCAAGGTGTGATTGCCTGATTGCCCTGCATGCCCGTAAAAGCCATGCAGCCATCGTTCAGTTCAAGAAGCAGTATCCAGATAGAAAACTCATCGTCGCACTCACCGGCACCGACTTGTACCACGATATTCCACGAGGCAATCGCAAATCCCTGCAATCGCTCGCACTGGCTAGCCAGTTGATTACTCTCCATCCCCTGGCGGTGCGTGCGGTGCCTCGCCGCTGGCAAAGCAAGGTAACGCCGATCTTTCAATCGGTTCAGTTGCCTGCTTACGAGTCAACATTGCCCAAGCCGTTTGTTACATGGCGGAACAAACTGACTGCTCCCGTTATTGTCGGTGTGATTGGACATCTGCGTGCCGTGAAAGACCCGCTGCGGGCAGCGCTGGCTGTTCGAAAACTCCCATCAGATTCTCAACTGCAGATTGTCCACCTTGGTACCGTGCATCAACCAATCTGGACGAAGCGAGCCACGCGGGAAATGCAACAGAACCCGCGCTACCACTGGCTCGGCTCTCTTTCCCACCCGGCCACTCTCGCCATCATGCAGCAACTCGATGCCATCTGCATCACATCAAAGATGGAAGGCGGTGCCAATGTGGTCATGGAAGCTATTGCGATGGGCAAACCGGTGCTTGCTTCCCGAATCGAAGGTACGGTTGGAATTCTGGGATCAGCTTACCCCGGATACTTTCCCGTGGGGAATACCCAGGCACTTTCCAGGCTGCTACGACGATTCGAAACCGATCAAACATTTCGGCAATCACTAAACCACCATATAAGGAGGCTGCTTCCGCTGACTTTGCCTGAACGTGAAAGGCAATGCCTCGCTCATCTTCTGAACAGTCAAGATAACTGTTAG
- the groL gene encoding chaperonin GroEL (60 kDa chaperone family; promotes refolding of misfolded polypeptides especially under stressful conditions; forms two stacked rings of heptamers to form a barrel-shaped 14mer; ends can be capped by GroES; misfolded proteins enter the barrel where they are refolded when GroES binds) — protein sequence MSAKMIAFDQEAREALRRGVTKLARAVKVTLGPKGRNVILQKSFGSPTVTKDGVTVAKEIELEDKYENMGARMVREVASKTNDVAGDGTTTATVLAEAIFNEGMKSVVAGVNPMLMKRGIEKAVEDIVAKLKTMSIAVNVNAKKDVANVASVASNQDTEIGNKIAEAMAKVGKDGVITVEEGKTLTTELEFVEGMQFDRGYASPYFVTDPQRMEAVLEDAYVLIHEKKISNIKDMIPLLEKIAQTGKPLLIIAEEVEGEALATLVVNKLRGTFKCAAVKAPGYGDRRKAMLEDIAILTGGKALFEDLGIQLESVTLKDLGQAKRVVIDKDNTTIIEGAGKKTEITGRIEQIRNELDRSTSDYDKEKLSERIAKLSGGVAKIQVGAATESEMKEKKMRVEDAMHATRAAVEEGYLPGGGVALLRASTGLKAKGLTADEEVGYNIIIRACQAPLRQISENAGEDGPVVQSKVLAESNNNFGYDARNDEYVDMVKSGIIDPTKVVRSGLQNAASVATLLLTSDALIAEAPKEEKKPAGGPGGYDDMY from the coding sequence ATGTCAGCCAAGATGATTGCATTTGATCAGGAAGCCCGCGAGGCACTTCGCCGCGGCGTGACCAAGCTCGCCCGTGCCGTCAAGGTTACCCTCGGACCCAAGGGCCGTAACGTCATCCTCCAGAAATCCTTCGGCTCACCCACCGTCACCAAGGACGGCGTGACTGTTGCCAAGGAAATCGAACTCGAAGACAAGTACGAGAACATGGGCGCCCGCATGGTGCGCGAAGTTGCCAGCAAGACCAACGACGTTGCAGGCGATGGCACTACCACTGCTACCGTTCTCGCTGAAGCCATCTTCAACGAAGGCATGAAGTCGGTCGTCGCTGGCGTGAACCCCATGCTCATGAAGCGTGGTATCGAGAAGGCAGTCGAAGATATCGTTGCCAAGCTCAAGACCATGAGCATTGCAGTCAACGTCAACGCCAAGAAGGATGTTGCCAACGTTGCCAGCGTTGCTTCCAACCAGGACACCGAGATCGGCAACAAGATTGCTGAAGCCATGGCCAAGGTGGGCAAAGACGGCGTTATCACCGTGGAAGAAGGCAAGACGCTGACCACCGAACTCGAATTCGTCGAAGGTATGCAGTTCGATCGTGGCTACGCTTCTCCCTACTTCGTCACCGATCCTCAGCGGATGGAAGCTGTCCTCGAAGACGCCTACGTCCTTATCCATGAAAAGAAGATCAGCAATATCAAGGACATGATTCCCCTGCTGGAGAAGATTGCCCAGACCGGCAAGCCTCTGCTGATCATTGCTGAAGAAGTGGAAGGCGAAGCACTCGCAACTCTCGTGGTCAACAAGCTGCGTGGCACCTTCAAGTGTGCTGCTGTGAAGGCCCCTGGCTACGGCGACCGCCGCAAGGCCATGCTCGAAGACATCGCCATCCTCACTGGTGGCAAGGCTCTCTTTGAAGACCTGGGCATCCAGCTCGAATCGGTCACCCTCAAGGATCTCGGCCAGGCCAAGCGCGTTGTCATCGACAAGGACAACACCACCATCATCGAAGGCGCTGGCAAGAAGACCGAGATTACCGGCCGCATCGAGCAGATTCGCAACGAGCTCGACCGCAGCACCAGCGATTACGACAAGGAGAAACTCTCCGAACGTATCGCCAAGCTGAGCGGTGGCGTCGCCAAGATTCAGGTGGGCGCTGCGACCGAAAGCGAAATGAAGGAAAAGAAGATGCGAGTGGAAGATGCGATGCATGCCACCCGCGCTGCGGTGGAAGAAGGCTACCTGCCCGGCGGCGGCGTGGCTCTCTTACGTGCTTCCACTGGCCTCAAGGCCAAGGGTCTGACCGCTGATGAAGAAGTGGGTTACAACATCATCATCCGCGCCTGCCAGGCTCCGCTGCGTCAGATCAGCGAGAACGCCGGCGAAGACGGCCCCGTTGTTCAGAGCAAGGTTCTTGCCGAGAGCAACAACAACTTCGGTTACGATGCACGCAACGATGAATACGTCGACATGGTCAAGTCCGGCATCATCGACCCGACCAAAGTGGTTCGTTCCGGCTTACAGAACGCTGCCTCCGTCGCCACGCTGCTCCTCACCTCGGATGCTTTGATTGCCGAAGCGCCGAAGGAAGAGAAGAAACCAGCCGGTGGCCCGGGCGGGTATGATGATATGTATTAA
- the tatC gene encoding twin-arginine translocase subunit TatC yields MFFGKKPPAVYGDDFFADTRMSFGEHIEDLRSHLLRALKWFCLGMILGFFFAKDLLDYITAPVEQAIHNYYEERRLEVGKGTEDPNNPLNLQSEKVTLKVELSAEEMINWVQKTFPDVKLPKPSPSTPSAELQFTVKNPVGLARDITPSLEKVGRRNTLTALSATEAFVVWMMVALVLGLIISSPMVLYELWAFVAEGLYPHEKKYVYFLLPISIGLFFFGVIICQFFIMPAALQALFSFNAWLQIDPDLRLREWLGFAIMMPVITGLCFQTPLVMLFLGKVGVFTAADFLSKWRVAVFILLIVAAVFSPSIDAVSLFILWIPMCALYFLGIFFVKMVEKQRDEEVHEETPVDEVPFDPDMMK; encoded by the coding sequence ATGTTTTTCGGGAAGAAACCTCCCGCGGTTTATGGCGACGATTTCTTTGCCGACACCCGCATGTCGTTTGGCGAGCATATCGAAGACCTGCGCAGCCATCTCCTTCGGGCGCTCAAGTGGTTCTGCCTGGGAATGATCCTTGGGTTCTTTTTCGCCAAGGACCTGCTCGATTACATTACTGCTCCGGTCGAGCAGGCCATTCATAATTATTACGAAGAGCGTAGACTCGAAGTAGGCAAGGGCACCGAAGACCCGAACAATCCGCTGAACCTCCAAAGCGAAAAGGTTACTCTCAAAGTGGAGCTTTCCGCTGAGGAAATGATTAACTGGGTGCAGAAGACGTTTCCAGATGTCAAGTTGCCTAAGCCTTCGCCGTCTACACCTTCAGCGGAACTGCAGTTCACGGTGAAGAACCCGGTCGGGCTGGCTCGTGACATCACTCCCAGCCTGGAAAAAGTAGGCCGTCGCAACACCCTTACCGCTTTGTCTGCCACCGAAGCTTTCGTCGTCTGGATGATGGTCGCCCTGGTGCTGGGACTGATAATCAGCAGCCCGATGGTCCTCTATGAACTCTGGGCGTTCGTAGCCGAAGGGCTTTATCCGCACGAGAAAAAGTACGTGTACTTCCTGTTGCCTATCAGCATCGGGCTGTTCTTCTTCGGAGTAATCATCTGCCAGTTTTTCATTATGCCCGCCGCCTTGCAGGCACTGTTTTCCTTTAACGCCTGGCTGCAGATTGACCCAGACCTTCGGCTGCGCGAATGGCTGGGCTTTGCCATCATGATGCCAGTCATCACCGGCCTCTGTTTTCAGACTCCGCTGGTGATGCTGTTTCTGGGTAAGGTCGGCGTCTTCACTGCTGCTGATTTTCTTTCCAAGTGGAGGGTAGCCGTTTTCATACTGTTGATCGTTGCGGCCGTCTTCAGTCCCTCCATCGATGCGGTAAGCCTGTTTATTCTCTGGATACCCATGTGTGCCTTGTACTTCCTCGGCATCTTCTTCGTCAAGATGGTGGAGAAGCAACGCGACGAGGAAGTTCATGAAGAAACTCCTGTGGATGAAGTGCCTTTCGATCCGGATATGATGAAGTAA